The segment CATTTAGTGTggatgacaaggaaatttctTTTCACCAATCATTCCCTCAATTATTGGAAGATCATATGGAAGAACATACTTCTCTTGTTGTGGTCTTATGCAAGGAATAAACAGCTTGAGAAGCAACCTGATACAGTCATAAAGTAACATATTAGAAACTTGGGAACAGATGAGGACTAAGTGCCAACATAATACACAAGAAGAGGATTTAATAAGTGTTGATAACAGAAATATGCATAGGACAGCTGTACCTTCATTGCTGCAGAGAGAAAGTCCATGTCAGCACCTTTCCTCCGTGTACCAAAAGGTGGATTCATAACCACTGTTTCAACAATCTGACCTGCACATAGTTGAATATCAATTATGAGCCAGGTGTAAGAGATATGGAAAGTGGGGCGAGAAAGATACCTCTCCATTTTAAGTTTCTCATGTCGCATTGAATAAAATCCATGTCTAGCTGCGGAAGAAACGACGATTAGCACACAGATTAacgcaaaaaaaattataaagagaAATCAATCTAAAAGGATGAATGTTCCTCAACCTTACAACATAAAAAGAACACAACGCAATAACCTTGtcaagaaaaagatggaattacCTCAAGCTCATCCATGTTTGCAGATGCAATCTCAAGAGACTCAGTATCAATATCTAGCCCAATAACACTTCTGTTCAGAACAAAGTGTCAATATGACACCCTCAAAATTGACTTAAAAAAatgagataatggtcaaaaacacatctgAACCATCACGTTTCGCAAGTTTTACACTAACTATCGGTTGTTCCCTTTTCTACCtcgaactatcaccatctatgtattaaagCACGCCTAGTTGAGTAGATGgcgatagttcaggtaggaaatgggaacaactgatagttggccTAATTAGCTTCGAGGTGCGTTTTAATACATAGACAGTGATAGGTCATGTAGGAAAAGGGCAATAGCTATaacaaaaattgagaaaatgtCTCCTTTTAATTTacgattatcaaaaaaaaaaagaaaatgttgcAAAATTTATATTAAGCACATTCAATATAAGTTCAAGACACATAAGGGCCCTAACCATGTTTCAACTTGTGATCAATCCATAGGTACcgatagaaaataaataaaactaatgGTTGAGGTGTGATACtcgcgaaaaagtgatagttcagatgtgtttttgaccattaactctaAAAAAATCCATAGCACAAGGAACAAATAATAGCATTCCCACTCAACAGTAAAGTTATGAACATACTCAGCTCCCAAAAGACCCGCGCCAAGGCCTAATGTACCGCAACCACATCCAAAATCAGCTACCACCTTACTGTTCACATCCTCAAATGAATTCTCAGcctagaaaaaatatattttcagaaATACCACCTCAAAACAAGATACCCTAacgaaaccaaaagaaaaaattctaaTATTAAAGAAACAAGGATACAGAAAAAGGGTGGGGGAATTACATACAGTGAAAAGCATGCGAGAAGCAATGTGGGGTCCAGTAGGGTATTGTTCAAGTTCAATCTGTAATagccaaaagaagaagatgtGTTTCTGTATTTAGAAATAAAGAATCAGAAAGCAAACATGAGTAGAGAGGAGAAGATTTATGAAAAAGGGGGAACCTTTGGAGTGGAGAACTGGTCAAGAGAACCAAGAAGACCTTCTAATTGCTTCAGCTTCATCCTTCACTGCTAAACCCTCTAATTCTTCTTGAAAGTACAGAGACAGAGAGTATTTTGTGAGGCTTCTAATGACCGGAAAATCCGATAAAAGGACATAAATGGTCGTACGTTCAAAATAATCCCTTAACTATGCACTTAACAATTTTGGTCCTTTCGATTTGTCACAATTTAACAAAATTAGTCCCTCCACTATGAGGGTTGGTTAAAAATAAttccttaagtatgcacttaacatttttggtcctttaagttcaTCAAAtgttaacacttttagtctccgataaaatattcatcgaactctatttgttagatttgatgagaactataaaaaaataaaaaaataaaaattagcgAGAACTTACATTTGAGTCTGCGTTTGATTAAGTTATAATTAAAGGCTGTTTTATAGCTTATGGTAAAAAAATAAGTCggtagtctaacttattttttttttactataagcTGATttataaactaagttaaatggttcaattattttttgagcttattttaagcacaaaataacTTTTAATCCCTACCAAATTAACACTAAAAAAAGCCGAAAATTTTTATAATCCAATCCAAGCAGACTCTTAGAGTATACATTACTGGAAGAAAAGACCAAATACTCGTCAAAACCGACATAAGTAAATCAAATAAAGCGAACTACAAAAATTGTCACTATTAAAAATAAGTGAAAAACGATGGACGGAAACCAATggataaaatcaagaaacactatttttaaaaattttattgttttttatgAAAACCAATGGATGTCCGTCGgttatttttgaggaaaaatgggcggaaactcttttttttttttttttttttaaaagaatcacTACGAtggaagtatttatttttatatcggGTTTTCAGTAAAAATGAGTCtagtgtattttacttagccaaTGAACTCTCTCGATTTTAATCAACAAGAAATCTGCATTTCGGTATTTTGTGTTTCGAGACATTGTTTTTACATTTATCAAGTCCGTAGGTTTTTAAATGAATTTTCCTTATAACTAACCGACGTCCGTTGGTTTTgttgtgatattttttttctttagtaatgtggcctctaaatgtgagttccctaattttttcctttttttcatagttctcatcaaatctaacaaaatgtagttcatgaatatTTTTGtcggagactaaaagtgttaacttttcgCGAACTTAAAAGGATCAAAACCGttaaagtgcatacttaagggactattttaacCAACCCTCATAAGTTAATGGACCATTTTTGTTAATCTCATGGGAAACTTAAATGACCAAAACCGTTGCCGCATAGTTGTCACtacttattttgaacctactctaATTATTTTGAGGACCATTTATATCCTTTTCTGGGAAGAAAACCCCTACTCCAGCATTTTCCAATAGAGACTACAACATCAACCCAATCAACTTCTAAGGAGTAATTAGCACTTCCCTATTTTCTGTTggtgtttaatttttgcccctcataacaaatctaattttttttgcggggtataaatttatattttttgtatgaTTTTCACCCCCCAACcttactttaaaaatcaatctccccctcaactttgaacaatagtcatTCTCCTCCCTTTATCCTATGCAATGTCTATTTCGTCCTTATTATTTTCAATCCTCCATTTatataatacatttttatattatatgtaatatttattttcttaacttaggtatttataaatttatttaagttcattaacatattaagtggaataatacttttatgaatttgtcaCAAAATCTAgtgctattttttatgattgttatctcaatatttttttcataactGGAAATTTTATTACCAAAGTAtagtaatatttataaattatttctacatatgcattaaatatatgtatgtacaagCATGTctatgtataattaaatttaacgTCTCTCTTATTCTCTGTTGTCCATAAAAATAAACAAGTTTTTGGTTGTAATTAATggaatatttcttaaacttaatttaaaactcattcacattataaataaaaaaaaattaagaatttgtctctattttttttttttttttgtattagttgcattaaaatatatttataaagctATTATTACCTGTTATTTTCAGTTGTATAAAAAGATATTGgagttttgattgttattaataaaatttattgtttttattctgctaatttatttcattataaaatattattaactTATATGCTCAATTAGTATTTGCCACTTTTTTTTCACCcaaaagataatatttattttttataggaaagttgttacatagattaaaaaaaatgaagaatatcttgattttaaaaagtaaaaaaagaagaagacaaaagttgataatgtaagggtaaaatagaaatttaaaaagtcAATCGAATAAAAGGGCAAAGAATTACTCATTCTCAAAGTATGAGAAGTTGACTTTTTAAAGAAAGTTAGGGGttttaaatgattttcacccattttatAAATTATGTCATGCGTCCTTAAAAAACTTATACACTATTGGGGAcatgtttttaattttgaaagGCAAAATTAAAAACCTGCCCATTAGTGGCAAACGTGCGATTTCTTCGAGGGTTATTTGCACAAATGGCCTTATTTCAtggtggtatttaatttttgtccttgaGCACTTTTGGTGCAGATAAATCAAATCTCGGCCACCATAGTAAGCATTTAACTTAAgatatgtatcataacatcccAAGTTATGTCGACAAGGTTtaaaaactttcaacactcaacataatcaAAAAAAGCGGCATAAGTGTAGATTACGCTCGACAAAAGTTTACATTTAGCTTTTGGCATATGTATTATAACATCCACACAAGTTATTCCGGAAAAAGGCAAAACTTTCACCACTCAACATAATCTCGAAAAAATACTACAAAACTTATCCATTTGCGTCACTTAACCCTACAAAACTTGTGTCAAGCGAGGTAAATTCAAATAAGCCGAAGACAAAAATATTATAAACCGATACCGAGCGAAGCAAGTctgaatattttcattaaacAAGCGGAgaggtaaaaattaaaaaccacatATTAGGGACAAATTTTAAAGACCAAGCGTTTGACGGCCATCAAGTGCAAAAACTTCATGAACTTTAGTGAAAATATTTGCACTTTTGACCCCATTTTCTCGTTGGTCTTAATTTTTTACCCTTCAAGGCAAACAATATTTTTGCGGGACATTAATCTATACTTTCACATCCTAATAGTTATGCCCCAAGtccttaaaaaatttatatccCTCTAgacataaatttaattttaaagagTAAAAGTTAATGACCGGCCTATTTGAAGGCAAAAATTAAGGGAAAACAAAACAGATTGCCCATAAAAAAGCAAAATAATTTCCACGTATGCCCCCATCCTCTATCGTATATAGAAACCAATCGTTGCTTTCGACAAAGTTTCCTCATTCCTTTTATTTACGCACTTAGCTTGACTTTCTAGTCATGTACTTGTTTAGAGTCGTGAGTATGAGTTAGTCGATTTCGTCTGGGTTGAATAAGGAGTGTAGTTTCCTCTTTATGCGGGCATACGAGCATAAGCTCTTGTTTGGAGTTAAATGAGATCTATTTAAGTTTCAGTTTGTTTCTCTTTCCTCTCTTCTATATTCTTTTCTAAAGTTTAAATAGTTTTTATCGATTAAGTTACGGTTGTATTTGGTTATTTCTCCTTTGTTCGAGTATATGTCCAAATCCATTGTGTGTTCGTGGGAATGAATAATCCTTATTCCAATTTAGTCCCGCCCCGGGCATTTCGAACTTCTAAAGTCCCGATATGCCGCGTGAGATATAGCATGTTACAATCTGGGTGTCTTGACTAGCCTTTGTTTAGGTAAACATCTTGTGTGGGATTAGTTTTGTTACTCCTCAATGTGTCGTCTCCGTCTAATTTGGAATGCAGTTAATCTTAGTAAAATCCGTGAACATTAGCCCATGTTTACCTTGATGTCTTCTAATCCAAGTATGTAAATCAAAATTTCCTCATTTGTTGAAATATACTCAAACACGTGTTACTATTAAAAACTTAATCGTGTATATTTGATGTGGTTTAACTCAATTAAATGCTaagttttctctcttcttttactcgtccttttctttatttttacgCATGAAATCACCCGAGTACGAGTCCAACGGAATCATCTTTTCTCCATATTCGTGTCGGGTCGAAGCCCAACATAACATTACCGAGTCGGCACCACGTGCCCGCATCGAGAAACAACAAAAAGACTCGTCCCGAAGCCCATATAGACACCAACAACAAAGAAAAGATCGCTCAAACTTCACGTGGCGCAAATGGGCCTAAGCCGATACGTTtgaatttttctccttcatttacattaccttagttatttgtttgttgatttCTGATGTTGTATGACTAACTTTTTACCTTGTTTTACTTTTCTTAATCTAGTTGAATACCGAAGTCAAAACGTGAGAATCATAGTCACTAAAAATGTTTGAATGATGGTTTTGTATTGTACGAAAAGTTTCCATTTCCTGAGAAATGGAACCCAACCCGTAAGTAACTTTACTTTGGTATGGTATGATCATATGTCTGAACCTACACTGATCCTTTGATTTGCTTGTATGTACATAACACTCATTCGAACCCTCGGTGCGGTTTCGAACATTGATCAATGAATCGGGAAGATTTGTTCCCAACTTACCTATGTCGACCGCAACTGGCGACAATTGTCTCGGTCCTGGTGGGAGGCCGGAAATCACGGTAAGTCCTTCCCTCAGAGCGCTGCTCCGTCTTCCCTACGTGCTATGTTATGTTGGATAGGTTTGAACtgttcttctttcctttacaggTCTATCAAAGGCCACCAAAATTCAGGGCCAAGAGGTTGCtgaggtgtcacgacccgaactacgggccatgacgggtatccgggactaaccaccgaacaccgctcacgCTGTTACTTATCCGTTCTCATTcgtactatatgctcataatcatagaaatttattaacatttgaaacataattactttcgtaacataagcccttcggctatcaaaataatatatacacgtacatacatatacatgaaaaccATGGGGACATACTACCACAttacatgcgtatctacgagctctCTACAGAAGTAGattagacatatggacggacagaccccgtcatgcccaatatataaatata is part of the Lycium ferocissimum isolate CSIRO_LF1 unplaced genomic scaffold, AGI_CSIRO_Lferr_CH_V1 ctg7777, whole genome shotgun sequence genome and harbors:
- the LOC132045719 gene encoding uncharacterized protein LOC132045719; this encodes MKLKQLEGLLGSLDQFSTPKIELEQYPTGPHIASRMLFTAENSFEDVNSKVVADFGCGCGTLGLGAGLLGAESVIGLDIDTESLEIASANMDELELDMDFIQCDMRNLKWRGQIVETVVMNPPFGTRRKGADMDFLSAAMKVASQAVYSLHKTTTREHVKRAALLDYNARSAEVICELRYDVPQLYKFHKKKEVDIAVDLWRFVPQRKQERSL